One window of the Clostridium sp. MB40-C1 genome contains the following:
- a CDS encoding zinc ribbon domain-containing protein, producing MKDVIRKLVELQKGYDKINEGDKVIKRNKDISVLNKIKKEFQELRLRYIEKKNELEKAKNRSIELSNEIEVQKEELLKLEDKLYKECGSDLKLISKCEKEILNYKEAINNKENEYFSLMEQEDILSKEKDELKIELVNLKSHFDDYKSEASNRLAESRAKIKEGKQIVESLEKEIPDGALNIYNSLKRQKNNPIVPVENNVCMGCKIKLPMMTTTKLNEGQEIIYCDNCGRMIYLPEK from the coding sequence ATGAAAGATGTTATAAGAAAGTTAGTAGAATTGCAAAAAGGTTATGATAAAATAAACGAGGGAGATAAAGTTATAAAAAGGAATAAAGATATATCTGTTTTAAATAAAATAAAGAAAGAATTTCAAGAATTAAGATTGAGGTATATAGAAAAGAAGAATGAACTTGAAAAAGCTAAGAATAGATCTATAGAGTTAAGCAATGAAATAGAAGTACAAAAAGAAGAACTATTAAAGTTAGAGGATAAGTTATATAAAGAGTGTGGTAGTGATTTAAAATTAATAAGCAAATGTGAAAAAGAGATTCTTAACTATAAAGAAGCAATAAATAATAAGGAAAATGAATATTTTAGTCTTATGGAACAGGAAGATATTTTAAGTAAAGAGAAAGATGAGCTAAAAATAGAGCTTGTTAATTTAAAGAGTCATTTTGATGATTATAAGAGTGAGGCTTCAAATAGGTTAGCTGAATCTAGGGCGAAAATTAAAGAGGGCAAACAGATAGTTGAATCTTTAGAAAAAGAAATTCCTGATGGAGCATTAAACATATATAATTCTTTAAAAAGACAGAAAAATAACCCTATAGTACCTGTTGAAAATAATGTATGTATGGGATGTAAGATAAAGTTACCTATGATGACAACAACAAAATTAAATGAAGGTCAAGAAATAATTTATTGTGATAACTGTGGAAGAATGATATATTTACCAGAAAAATAA
- a CDS encoding Nif3-like dinuclear metal center hexameric protein gives MPLKVRDVVKVMEDIAPVNLKESYDNVGLMVGDKDEEVTSILVALDCTLDVIEEAQDKKCSLILTHHPLLFRKPSSITTETLLGKKIIQLIKNNINLYSSHTNLDSVKDGINDILVKILGFKNVKTIELAPNRESNDGISGIGRIVELEKHLTLEELCLKIKEDLSLPYVRYSGAEAKVIKKVAIINGSGQDYFDKAKKANVDCIITGDTSYHYVSDYSEEGMALIDAGHFGTEWPCMKFVAMELENRIKNMGFNNPIIISNRVRDPYKLK, from the coding sequence ATGCCTTTAAAAGTTAGAGATGTTGTAAAAGTTATGGAAGATATAGCACCAGTAAATCTTAAAGAAAGTTATGATAATGTTGGTCTTATGGTAGGGGATAAGGATGAAGAAGTAACATCTATTTTGGTCGCCTTAGACTGTACTTTAGATGTGATAGAAGAGGCTCAAGATAAAAAGTGTAGCCTTATTTTAACACATCATCCATTATTATTCAGAAAGCCTTCTTCTATAACAACAGAAACTCTTCTTGGAAAAAAGATAATCCAGCTGATTAAAAATAATATTAATCTTTATTCAAGTCATACAAATTTAGACTCTGTTAAAGATGGAATAAATGATATATTAGTTAAAATATTAGGATTTAAAAATGTTAAAACTATAGAACTTGCACCTAATAGAGAAAGTAATGATGGTATAAGTGGTATAGGTAGAATTGTAGAGTTAGAGAAACATTTAACTTTAGAAGAACTATGCCTTAAAATAAAGGAAGATTTAAGTCTGCCCTATGTTAGATATTCTGGTGCAGAAGCTAAAGTTATAAAAAAGGTAGCTATAATAAATGGAAGTGGTCAAGATTATTTTGATAAGGCTAAAAAAGCGAATGTTGATTGCATAATTACTGGTGATACAAGTTATCATTATGTTAGTGATTATAGCGAAGAAGGTATGGCTTTAATAGATGCCGGTCATTTTGGAACAGAATGGCCATGTATGAAGTTTGTTGCTATGGAATTAGAAAATAGAATAAAAAATATGGGCTTTAATAATCCTATTATTATTTCTAATAGGGTTAGAGATCCATACAAACTAAAATAG
- a CDS encoding class I SAM-dependent methyltransferase, which produces MNISDRLKTIGSMVDKCEVICDIGTDHAYLPIHLIKKGICNKAIASDINKGPVEKARHNVKREGLSCEISCRLGGGLTTVKPFEAEGAIIAGMGGNLIRDIIEESKNVFESFKFLILQPVQNPEVLRQYIYEAGYDIIDEELCFDEGKYYEIIKIRYDNRPLEVEGIYYEVSKKLIDKKHPLIKQYIEFKLDKYKNILKYLKEETEPVKKRKAEIEYKITKLEEFLKCL; this is translated from the coding sequence ATGAACATAAGTGATAGACTAAAAACAATTGGAAGTATGGTAGATAAATGTGAAGTTATATGTGATATAGGAACTGATCATGCTTATTTACCCATACATTTAATAAAAAAGGGAATATGCAATAAAGCTATTGCATCTGATATAAATAAAGGCCCTGTAGAAAAGGCTAGACACAATGTAAAAAGAGAAGGGCTTTCTTGTGAGATCTCCTGTAGATTAGGGGGAGGACTAACAACTGTAAAGCCTTTTGAAGCAGAAGGTGCAATAATTGCTGGAATGGGTGGAAATCTTATTAGAGATATAATAGAAGAAAGTAAAAATGTATTTGAAAGTTTTAAATTTTTAATTCTTCAACCTGTTCAAAACCCAGAAGTATTAAGACAGTATATTTATGAAGCTGGTTATGATATAATTGATGAGGAATTATGTTTTGATGAAGGAAAATACTATGAAATTATAAAAATAAGATATGATAACAGACCTTTAGAGGTAGAGGGTATATATTATGAGGTAAGCAAGAAATTAATAGATAAAAAACATCCTCTTATAAAACAATATATTGAATTTAAATTAGATAAATATAAAAATATATTAAAGTATTTAAAAGAAGAAACAGAGCCAGTTAAAAAGAGAAAAGCTGAAATAGAATATAAAATAACTAAGTTGGAGGAATTTTTAAAATGCCTTTAA
- a CDS encoding PH domain-containing protein gives MQIYKNKKGTGPLIIFSYIVLVNIVTFVLMKLIDTYTIMSLIKIFLGIFNIYELYYFLLTLTVTYIIDEDSIHIKGIWGLKNLSIPFETLQGYKTSKGLIKGVKLSGVGKNSFALGRVVIDKIGTTRMFVTNSKEVIYLRTEEINYAISPENIEELKKTLEKKNIEYLDWEHKPNRDINLHKQKRFMIPFILVSAIIVASIIMPLILYLKQMFPAEMPISFNSKFQAVKMGTGKQFAFKQMTYGALNMGILFCMYYAAHFHVRYDKRTAYRYIYFSLITSLAFFLMQIKTLIDYL, from the coding sequence ATGCAGATATATAAGAATAAAAAAGGTACAGGACCTTTAATTATATTTTCTTATATAGTGTTGGTAAACATAGTTACTTTTGTATTGATGAAATTGATAGATACATATACAATAATGTCTTTGATAAAAATATTTTTAGGTATATTTAATATATATGAATTATACTATTTTCTTTTAACATTAACAGTAACATATATAATCGATGAAGATTCTATACATATTAAAGGAATTTGGGGATTGAAAAATCTGAGTATTCCTTTTGAGACTTTGCAAGGTTATAAAACTTCAAAGGGATTAATTAAAGGCGTTAAATTATCAGGGGTAGGTAAAAATAGTTTTGCACTTGGAAGAGTTGTAATAGATAAAATAGGTACTACTAGAATGTTTGTTACCAATAGTAAAGAGGTAATATATTTAAGAACTGAAGAAATAAATTATGCTATTTCACCAGAAAATATTGAGGAACTGAAAAAAACTTTAGAGAAAAAAAATATTGAATATTTGGATTGGGAGCATAAGCCTAATAGAGATATAAATCTCCATAAGCAGAAAAGGTTTATGATACCTTTTATATTAGTTAGTGCCATAATAGTAGCATCTATAATAATGCCTCTAATATTATATTTAAAGCAGATGTTTCCGGCAGAAATGCCTATAAGTTTTAATTCTAAATTTCAAGCGGTAAAGATGGGTACAGGTAAGCAGTTTGCCTTTAAACAAATGACATATGGCGCATTAAATATGGGTATTTTGTTCTGTATGTATTATGCGGCTCATTTTCATGTGAGATATGATAAGAGAACAGCTTATAGGTATATATATTTCTCTCTTATAACATCATTAGCTTTCTTTTTAATGCAGATTAAAACATTAATTGATTATTTATAG
- the rpoD gene encoding RNA polymerase sigma factor RpoD, with translation MAEKNSKKTASKNNVKDQNEKMKIIKTLIDKGKKNGSLTYQEIMDELENVELTPEQIEKVYNVLESMDIEVIGDMKEIEEEEEEIDLSVPEGISIDDPVRMYLKEIGKVPLLSPEEEIELAQKIEEGSMTAKKKLAEANLRLVVSIAKRYVGRGMLFLDLIQEGNLGLIKAVEKFDYRKGYKFSTYATWWIRQAITRAIADQARTIRIPVHMVETINKLIRVSRQLLQELGREPQPEEIAKIMEMPVDKVREIMKIAQEPVSLETPIGEEEDSHLGDFIPDDEAPAPAEAAAFTMLKEQLINVLDTLTPREEKVLRLRFGLDDGRARTLEEVGKEFNVTRERIRQIEAKALRKLRHPSRSKKLKDYLD, from the coding sequence ATGGCAGAGAAGAACAGCAAGAAAACAGCTAGCAAAAACAATGTAAAAGATCAAAATGAAAAAATGAAAATAATAAAGACTCTTATTGATAAAGGCAAGAAAAATGGAAGTTTAACATATCAAGAAATAATGGATGAATTAGAAAATGTGGAGTTAACCCCTGAACAAATAGAAAAAGTATATAATGTACTTGAATCTATGGATATAGAAGTAATAGGTGATATGAAAGAGATCGAGGAAGAGGAAGAAGAAATTGACTTAAGCGTACCAGAAGGTATATCAATAGATGACCCTGTAAGAATGTATCTAAAAGAAATAGGTAAAGTGCCTCTTTTATCTCCAGAAGAAGAAATTGAATTAGCTCAAAAGATAGAAGAAGGAAGTATGACTGCTAAAAAGAAATTAGCAGAAGCCAACCTTAGATTGGTTGTAAGCATTGCTAAAAGATATGTAGGAAGAGGAATGCTTTTCCTTGATCTTATTCAAGAAGGTAATTTAGGACTTATAAAAGCTGTAGAAAAGTTTGATTATAGAAAAGGATATAAGTTTAGTACTTATGCTACATGGTGGATAAGGCAGGCAATAACTAGAGCTATAGCAGACCAAGCTAGAACTATAAGAATACCTGTTCATATGGTTGAAACAATAAACAAACTTATTAGAGTTTCAAGACAACTTTTACAAGAGCTAGGTCGAGAACCTCAACCAGAAGAAATAGCAAAAATTATGGAAATGCCTGTAGACAAAGTAAGAGAAATAATGAAGATAGCTCAAGAGCCAGTATCTTTAGAAACTCCTATTGGTGAAGAAGAAGATAGTCACTTAGGGGATTTTATTCCAGATGATGAAGCACCTGCACCAGCAGAAGCAGCTGCTTTCACAATGTTGAAGGAACAATTAATAAATGTTTTAGATACATTAACACCAAGAGAAGAGAAAGTGTTAAGACTTAGATTTGGTTTAGATGATGGTAGAGCAAGAACTCTAGAGGAAGTTGGAAAAGAGTTTAATGTAACTAGAGAAAGAATAAGACAAATAGAAGCAAAAGCTTTAAGAAAGTTAAGACATCCAAGCAGAAGCAAGAAACTTAAGGATTACTTAGATTAA
- the dnaG gene encoding DNA primase: MISEEVIQKIKEQNDIVDIISESVQLKRAGRNFTGLCPFHHEKTPSFSVSPDKQIYKCFGCGEAGNVITFIMKTKNISFVETLKYLAERANVDVDFGDKTKIENNKHKKIYKVNVDAARYYFSCLQNDKKVIEYFIGRGIKNSTIRRFGLGYAPKGWSNITNYLKKKGYSELDLLNAGLITKGKNNSYYDRFRERVMFPVFDYKGRVIGFGGRVLDDSKPKYLNSPETEVFKKGTNLYGLNFAARELKDRTLIIVEGYMDCISLHQYGITNVVASLGTALTTKQAKLLKRYADRIIISYDSDSAGKNATIRGLDILRKEGFDLKVLSVPQGKDPDEFIKNNGKNAFLQLIDKAMPFIDYRIERAKEGLNLKNGEMLASYIKKVCNIVSELDPITMDVYIKKVSEETGVNEQAIYDSLSNKNQRNVKNSQNMYSESAFRQKLYLEPGFIKAERNLLKTMLQSIDGYRYVKENIEEEELILDSHKKIFNLIIETKNNEIENDEIYIEARCDDIESSKEWTKIVQSSIVDSDNYRELIDDYMREIKKYKLEESKKEVMNKIKLCEEKGLFEESLQLVKQFQKIEEDIMKITNNERR; the protein is encoded by the coding sequence TTGATAAGTGAAGAGGTAATTCAAAAAATTAAAGAACAAAATGATATAGTGGATATTATATCTGAAAGTGTTCAGCTTAAAAGAGCAGGAAGAAATTTTACAGGCCTTTGTCCCTTTCATCATGAAAAAACACCATCTTTTAGTGTCTCTCCTGATAAACAGATATACAAGTGCTTTGGATGTGGTGAGGCAGGAAATGTAATTACATTCATTATGAAAACAAAAAATATATCTTTTGTAGAAACTTTAAAATATCTTGCAGAGAGAGCTAATGTAGATGTTGATTTTGGAGATAAGACAAAAATAGAAAATAATAAGCATAAAAAAATATACAAAGTTAATGTAGATGCGGCTAGATACTATTTTAGTTGTCTTCAAAATGATAAAAAAGTTATTGAGTATTTTATAGGCAGAGGTATAAAAAACAGCACAATAAGAAGATTTGGATTGGGATATGCACCTAAGGGTTGGAGTAATATAACCAATTATTTAAAAAAGAAAGGATATTCCGAACTAGATCTATTAAATGCAGGATTAATAACTAAAGGGAAAAATAATTCTTATTATGACAGATTTAGAGAAAGAGTTATGTTTCCTGTTTTTGATTATAAAGGGAGAGTAATAGGTTTTGGAGGAAGAGTTCTAGATGATTCAAAGCCGAAATATTTAAATTCTCCTGAAACAGAAGTTTTTAAAAAAGGAACAAATCTCTATGGGTTAAATTTTGCTGCTAGGGAACTAAAAGACAGGACATTAATTATTGTAGAAGGATATATGGATTGTATATCTTTACATCAATATGGGATAACTAATGTTGTGGCTTCATTAGGTACGGCACTTACGACTAAGCAAGCTAAATTATTAAAAAGATATGCAGACAGAATAATAATATCTTATGATTCAGATAGTGCAGGAAAAAATGCAACTATAAGAGGGTTAGATATATTGAGAAAAGAGGGCTTTGATTTAAAAGTGCTTTCCGTTCCTCAAGGAAAAGACCCAGATGAGTTTATTAAAAATAATGGTAAGAATGCCTTCCTTCAACTTATAGATAAGGCGATGCCGTTTATTGATTATAGAATAGAACGTGCAAAAGAAGGTTTAAATTTAAAAAATGGAGAAATGTTAGCATCTTATATAAAAAAAGTGTGTAATATAGTTTCTGAACTAGATCCTATCACTATGGATGTTTATATAAAGAAGGTATCAGAAGAAACAGGAGTTAATGAACAAGCAATTTATGACTCTTTATCTAATAAAAATCAAAGAAATGTAAAAAATTCACAAAACATGTATAGTGAGAGCGCTTTTAGACAAAAATTATATTTAGAGCCTGGTTTTATAAAGGCAGAAAGAAATTTACTGAAAACTATGCTTCAAAGCATTGATGGTTATAGATATGTAAAGGAAAATATTGAGGAAGAAGAATTAATTTTAGATAGTCACAAAAAAATATTTAATTTAATTATTGAAACTAAAAATAATGAAATTGAAAATGATGAAATATATATAGAAGCTAGATGTGATGATATTGAAAGCTCTAAGGAATGGACTAAGATTGTACAAAGCAGTATTGTAGATAGCGATAATTATAGAGAATTAATAGATGATTATATGAGAGAAATTAAAAAATATAAGCTAGAGGAGTCGAAAAAAGAAGTTATGAACAAAATAAAACTATGTGAAGAAAAAGGCCTTTTTGAGGAGTCTTTACAACTTGTAAAACAATTCCAAAAAATTGAAGAGGATATAATGAAGATTACAAATAACGAAAGGAGGTAA
- a CDS encoding CotS family spore coat protein has translation MPNAAKSYNLNLLSEENVKRCVLPHYNLEDAKIESIKFKDTDKQRAVYKIEHSNKTYCLKKVYFGKEDLLFVYSAIEWLYRHGLNVPRILPSKYNGRFVEYERMLFILTPWIEGEKCNYDLNLHLNKTCSTLATFHNQCNNFIPIHGSSSRKGCNNLYESINKHFQQLLIHSNMAFKYKDNFSKIYLKNFNKAIYLAKKSVEALSKVNPANLTVSLCHMDYVNKNLIFDFNSNIWIIDFDKCRMDYVAYDLSYFFRRLLKREKTNWDINTAIFCLKSYEKIRPLNMDEYNYLLGYLTFPQKYWKISKDYYRNIRKCNKKAFRDILLSSCKSFDAQIKFNHDFNSYINKNVSTN, from the coding sequence ATGCCTAATGCGGCTAAATCATATAATTTAAATTTGCTTTCAGAAGAAAATGTAAAAAGGTGTGTTCTTCCTCATTATAATTTGGAAGACGCTAAAATTGAATCCATAAAATTTAAAGATACTGATAAACAAAGAGCCGTTTATAAAATAGAACATAGTAATAAAACATACTGCCTAAAAAAAGTATACTTTGGAAAAGAAGATCTATTATTTGTATACTCAGCTATAGAGTGGTTGTATAGGCATGGCTTAAATGTACCTAGAATTTTACCTAGCAAATATAATGGACGCTTTGTTGAATATGAAAGAATGCTATTTATTTTAACACCTTGGATTGAAGGAGAAAAATGTAATTATGATTTAAATTTACATTTAAATAAAACTTGTTCAACTCTAGCAACATTTCATAATCAATGTAATAATTTTATTCCTATACATGGAAGTTCTTCTAGGAAAGGCTGTAACAACCTATACGAATCTATAAATAAGCACTTTCAACAACTGCTTATACACTCAAATATGGCTTTTAAATATAAAGATAACTTTTCAAAAATATACTTAAAAAATTTTAATAAAGCTATTTATCTTGCTAAAAAATCTGTAGAAGCATTAAGTAAAGTAAACCCTGCTAATTTAACGGTATCTCTGTGCCACATGGATTATGTAAATAAAAATCTAATTTTCGACTTTAACTCAAACATATGGATTATAGATTTTGATAAATGCAGAATGGATTATGTAGCTTATGATTTATCATATTTCTTTAGACGTCTTCTAAAAAGAGAAAAAACCAATTGGGATATAAATACCGCTATTTTCTGCCTTAAATCTTACGAGAAGATACGTCCACTCAATATGGATGAATATAATTACTTATTAGGTTATCTAACCTTTCCTCAAAAATATTGGAAAATTTCTAAAGACTATTATCGCAATATAAGAAAATGTAACAAAAAAGCCTTTAGAGATATCTTACTTAGCTCTTGCAAATCTTTCGATGCTCAAATAAAATTTAATCATGACTTTAATAGCTATATAAATAAAAACGTCTCAACTAATTAG
- the ppdK gene encoding pyruvate, phosphate dikinase produces the protein MEKKYVYLFSEGNASMRNLLGGKGANLAEMTNIGIPVPQGFTITTEACTKYYEDGETIVDEIIQQINNALKKTEEITGKKFGDKQNPLLVSVRSGARVSMPGMMDTILNLGLNDESVKGIAELTQNERFAYDSYRRFIQMFSDVAMGLDKRKFENILDDIKDEKNYEYDTDLTTDDLKEVVERYKEIYVKEMGKSFPQDPKEQLMESVKAVFRSWNNPRAIVYRRLNDISSSWGTAVNVQSMVFGNMGNTSGTGVAFTRNPANGQNEIFGEYLINAQGEDVVAGIRTPQPISKLKEELPQCFEEFMSIAKRLELHYKDMQDMEFTIEQGKLYFLQTRNGKRTAPAALKIAVDLVEEGVLTKQEALLKVEPKQLDSLLHPAFDEDELKKATPIAKGLPASPGAACGRIYFTAQEAKSHHEKGEKVILVRLETSPEDIEGMVAAEGILTVRGGMTSHAAVVARGMGTCCVAGCGYIKVNEEQRKFTVNGESYQEGDYISLDGSTGNVYGFAIKTVAPEITGYFGIFMAWADETRKLKVRTNADTPRDAEQAVRFGAEGIGLCRTEHMFFNEDRIPAVREMIVSENEEQRRKALEKLLPMQREDFIGIYKAMEGRPVTIRFLDPPLHEFLPTEEEDIKELSEEMGISYEELNSTIQSLHEFNPMMGHRGCRLTVSYPEIAEMQTRAIIEAAISVKKEKGYDIVPEIMIPLIGERKELKYVKNTVVKTADEIIANEGIQMDYKVGTMIEIPRAALTANEIAEEADFFSFGTNDLTQMTFGFSRDDAGKFLNDYYEKSVYEFDPFQRLDQNGVGKLVEMATTLGRNTRKDLKVGICGEHGGDPSSVEFFHNTGLDYVSCSPFRVPLARLAAAQAQLNNPRK, from the coding sequence ATGGAGAAAAAGTATGTTTACCTATTTAGTGAAGGTAATGCTAGTATGAGAAACCTATTAGGTGGAAAGGGAGCAAATTTAGCTGAAATGACAAATATAGGAATACCTGTTCCACAAGGGTTTACTATAACTACAGAAGCCTGCACTAAATATTATGAAGATGGTGAAACTATTGTTGATGAAATTATTCAACAAATCAACAATGCTTTGAAAAAAACAGAAGAAATCACAGGTAAAAAATTTGGAGACAAGCAAAATCCTCTTCTTGTTTCAGTAAGATCAGGTGCAAGAGTTTCTATGCCTGGTATGATGGACACTATACTAAACTTAGGATTAAATGATGAATCAGTAAAAGGAATTGCAGAACTTACTCAAAATGAAAGATTTGCATATGATTCTTATAGAAGATTCATTCAAATGTTCTCGGATGTAGCTATGGGACTTGATAAAAGAAAATTTGAAAACATTTTAGATGACATTAAAGATGAAAAAAATTATGAATACGATACAGATTTGACTACGGATGATTTAAAAGAAGTTGTTGAAAGATATAAAGAAATATATGTTAAGGAAATGGGAAAGAGCTTTCCTCAGGATCCAAAAGAGCAGTTAATGGAATCTGTAAAAGCTGTATTTAGATCATGGAATAACCCAAGAGCTATAGTTTATAGAAGGTTAAATGATATATCATCAAGTTGGGGAACAGCAGTAAATGTTCAGTCAATGGTATTTGGTAATATGGGAAATACTTCAGGAACAGGTGTTGCATTTACTAGAAATCCAGCTAATGGACAAAACGAAATATTCGGAGAATATTTAATAAATGCTCAAGGGGAAGATGTAGTTGCTGGTATTAGAACACCACAACCTATATCAAAACTAAAAGAAGAATTACCACAGTGTTTTGAAGAATTTATGAGTATAGCTAAAAGGTTAGAATTACATTATAAAGATATGCAAGATATGGAATTTACAATAGAACAAGGTAAACTATATTTCTTACAAACAAGAAATGGAAAAAGGACAGCTCCAGCTGCATTGAAAATTGCAGTAGATTTAGTTGAAGAAGGTGTTTTGACTAAACAGGAAGCTTTATTAAAAGTTGAGCCTAAACAATTGGATTCATTACTTCATCCTGCATTTGATGAGGATGAATTAAAGAAAGCAACACCTATTGCAAAAGGATTACCTGCATCACCTGGAGCAGCGTGTGGTAGAATTTATTTTACAGCTCAAGAAGCAAAATCTCATCATGAAAAAGGTGAAAAAGTAATATTAGTTAGACTAGAAACTTCACCAGAGGATATTGAAGGAATGGTTGCTGCAGAAGGTATACTTACAGTAAGAGGGGGTATGACTTCTCATGCTGCAGTTGTAGCAAGAGGAATGGGAACATGCTGTGTAGCAGGATGTGGATATATAAAAGTAAATGAAGAACAAAGAAAATTCACAGTAAATGGAGAGTCATATCAAGAAGGAGATTACATATCTCTTGATGGAAGTACTGGAAATGTATATGGCTTTGCGATAAAAACAGTGGCTCCTGAGATAACAGGATATTTTGGAATTTTTATGGCATGGGCTGATGAGACAAGAAAATTAAAAGTAAGAACTAATGCAGATACTCCAAGAGATGCTGAGCAAGCTGTTAGATTTGGAGCGGAAGGAATAGGACTATGCAGAACAGAGCATATGTTCTTTAATGAAGATAGAATACCAGCAGTTAGAGAAATGATAGTTTCAGAAAATGAAGAGCAAAGAAGAAAAGCATTAGAGAAATTGCTTCCAATGCAAAGAGAAGATTTTATTGGAATATATAAGGCTATGGAAGGTAGACCTGTTACAATAAGGTTCCTAGATCCACCACTACATGAATTCTTACCAACTGAAGAAGAAGATATAAAGGAACTTTCAGAAGAAATGGGAATAAGCTATGAAGAACTAAATTCTACTATTCAAAGTTTACATGAGTTTAACCCTATGATGGGTCATAGAGGATGCCGTTTAACAGTATCATATCCAGAAATTGCTGAAATGCAGACTAGAGCGATTATAGAGGCTGCTATAAGTGTTAAAAAAGAAAAAGGATATGATATAGTTCCAGAAATAATGATTCCATTGATCGGTGAAAGAAAAGAATTAAAATATGTAAAGAATACTGTAGTTAAAACAGCAGATGAGATAATAGCAAATGAAGGAATTCAAATGGACTATAAAGTTGGTACAATGATAGAGATTCCAAGGGCTGCTTTAACAGCAAACGAAATAGCTGAGGAAGCTGACTTCTTCTCTTTTGGAACTAATGACTTAACACAAATGACATTTGGTTTTTCAAGAGATGACGCAGGAAAATTCCTAAATGATTACTATGAAAAAAGTGTTTATGAATTTGATCCATTCCAAAGGTTAGATCAAAATGGTGTAGGTAAACTTGTTGAGATGGCTACTACATTAGGAAGAAATACTAGAAAAGATCTTAAAGTTGGAATTTGTGGAGAACATGGAGGAGATCCTTCTTCTGTAGAATTCTTCCACAACACAGGACTTGATTATGTTTCATGCTCACCATTTAGAGTGCCATTAGCAAGACTTGCTGCGGCTCAAGCACAGCTTAATAATCCAAGAAAATAA
- a CDS encoding helix-turn-helix transcriptional regulator — MGKINLSSRQKEIIELVKKNGPITSEQLANKIGLSRAALRPDLAILTMTEILEARPKVGYIYANKTTSGLFNDYLKKIKIKDVMSKPITVDEQTTVYNAIVNLFLNDVGTIFVENKGCLVGAVSRKDFLKTAIGGTDINKVPIGIIMTRMPNIVYVEPEDSVYTAAKKIIDREVDSLPVVEKTSEKNEEKIKVIGKLSKTNITRLFVKMIEND, encoded by the coding sequence ACCAATTACCAGTGAACAACTAGCAAACAAAATAGGACTCTCAAGAGCTGCCTTAAGACCAGATTTAGCTATTCTTACAATGACTGAAATATTAGAGGCTAGGCCCAAAGTAGGGTATATTTATGCTAACAAGACAACATCAGGATTATTTAATGATTATCTAAAGAAAATCAAGATAAAAGATGTGATGTCAAAACCTATTACTGTGGATGAGCAAACAACCGTATATAATGCTATAGTAAATTTATTTTTAAATGATGTAGGAACTATCTTTGTCGAAAATAAAGGATGTTTAGTTGGTGCTGTATCAAGAAAGGACTTCTTAAAAACCGCTATAGGGGGAACTGATATAAACAAGGTGCCTATAGGGATTATTATGACAAGAATGCCTAACATAGTATATGTAGAACCAGAAGATTCAGTTTATACAGCAGCAAAAAAAATTATTGATAGAGAAGTTGATAGCCTTCCAGTTGTTGAAAAGACTTCCGAGAAAAATGAAGAAAAGATTAAGGTAATAGGTAAACTTTCAAAAACAAACATAACACGTCTTTTTGTCAAAATGATTGAAAATGATTAA